The proteins below are encoded in one region of Pseudonocardia sp. DSM 110487:
- a CDS encoding ABC transporter ATP-binding protein: MNAVLLAGVQKRFGDVHALDGIDLELAAGEFVSLIGPSGCGKSTLLRVVADLEQPTTGTVQLGGKTPHRARLDQDYGIAFQQAGLLEWRSVVENVELPLHVHGVDKAKRRARATELLELVGLADFAGSRPSELSGGMQQRVAIARALAPSPRLLLMDEPFGALDEMTRERMQAELLRIARETEAAVLFVTHSIPEAVVLSDRVVVMSPRPGRITEVVKGERPGADQDVDDVRESGAFFAAITTVREALRKGHA; encoded by the coding sequence ATGAACGCCGTGCTGCTCGCGGGGGTCCAGAAGCGGTTCGGTGACGTCCACGCGTTGGACGGAATCGACCTGGAGCTCGCCGCGGGCGAGTTCGTCTCGCTCATCGGGCCGTCCGGGTGCGGGAAGTCAACGCTGCTGCGCGTGGTGGCCGACCTGGAGCAACCCACAACCGGAACCGTGCAGTTGGGCGGGAAGACCCCGCACCGGGCGCGGCTGGACCAGGACTACGGGATCGCCTTCCAGCAGGCGGGCCTGCTGGAGTGGCGCAGCGTCGTCGAGAACGTCGAGCTGCCGTTGCACGTGCACGGGGTCGACAAGGCGAAGCGCCGGGCACGCGCCACCGAGCTGCTGGAGCTGGTCGGCCTTGCCGACTTCGCGGGATCGCGGCCGAGCGAGCTGTCCGGGGGCATGCAGCAGCGCGTGGCGATCGCTCGCGCGCTCGCACCCAGCCCGCGCCTGCTGCTGATGGACGAGCCGTTCGGCGCGCTCGACGAGATGACGCGCGAGCGGATGCAGGCCGAGCTGCTGCGGATCGCGCGCGAGACCGAGGCCGCGGTCCTGTTCGTCACGCACTCGATCCCCGAGGCCGTCGTGCTGTCCGACCGCGTGGTCGTGATGTCGCCCCGTCCCGGACGGATCACCGAGGTGGTCAAGGGTGAGCGGCCCGGCGCCGACCAGGACGTCGACGACGTCCGCGAGTCGGGCGCCTTCTTCGCCGCGATCACCACCGTGCGCGAGGCGCTGCGCAAGGGGCACGCGTGA
- a CDS encoding ABC transporter permease encodes MTGAVPGATGVEAGPRRGPRGFGNVWPPVAFGIGLLVLWELVVRIAGVPAFLLPAPSAIAGQIGAQFPVILSTAAVTGGNALVGLVAGFVIGVALALLAAGSRIFGELATPIVLAASAVPIVALAPVFTTMYGSATEIPRRLVVMVVVTVPVFVATARGLRQVQPVHAELMTALAATPWQHARFVRLPGAVPHIMTGLRLAAPAAVIASIVAEYFGGLQNGLGSRITAAAANTAYARAWAFVAASIALGLLFHFAGLLVERLVTRGRTA; translated from the coding sequence GTGACCGGCGCGGTGCCGGGCGCCACCGGCGTCGAGGCAGGCCCGCGGCGCGGCCCGCGCGGATTCGGGAACGTCTGGCCGCCGGTCGCGTTCGGGATCGGCCTGCTGGTGCTGTGGGAGCTGGTGGTCCGGATCGCCGGCGTGCCGGCCTTCCTGCTGCCCGCGCCGAGCGCGATCGCGGGGCAGATCGGCGCCCAGTTCCCGGTGATCCTCTCCACAGCCGCGGTGACCGGCGGAAACGCCCTCGTCGGCCTCGTGGCCGGCTTCGTGATCGGCGTCGCGCTGGCGCTGCTCGCGGCCGGGTCACGGATCTTCGGCGAACTGGCCACGCCGATCGTGCTGGCCGCGAGCGCCGTGCCGATCGTCGCGCTCGCTCCCGTGTTCACCACGATGTACGGGTCGGCCACCGAGATCCCGCGCCGGCTGGTGGTGATGGTCGTGGTCACGGTGCCGGTCTTCGTCGCGACCGCCCGCGGGCTGCGGCAGGTGCAGCCGGTGCACGCCGAGCTCATGACCGCGCTCGCCGCCACCCCGTGGCAGCATGCGCGGTTCGTCCGGCTGCCCGGCGCGGTGCCGCACATCATGACCGGGCTGCGGCTCGCCGCCCCGGCCGCGGTGATCGCCTCGATCGTCGCCGAGTACTTCGGCGGCCTGCAGAACGGGCTGGGCAGCCGGATCACCGCGGCCGCCGCCAACACCGCCTACGCCCGCGCGTGGGCCTTCGTCGCCGCCTCGATCGCACTGGGGCTGCTGTTCCACTTTGCCGGGCTGCTCGTCGAGCGCCTGGTGACCCGCGGTCGTACCGCCTGA
- a CDS encoding ABC transporter substrate-binding protein encodes MPRSVIRRLAVVAAFLVAVTACSVTPQGGGSTPPAEGPQQVRLQLQWFKQGQFAGYIAAVEQGFYAERGLDVQIMEGGVDIVPQTVLTQGQADFAIAWVPKALASREQGAGITDVAQIFQKSGTYQVSFADKGIRTPADLKGKKVGNWGFGNEFELFAGMTSAGINAASDVTLVQQQFDMQALLSGEIDAAQAMSYNEYAQVLEATNPATGQLYQPSDFSVIDWNETGTAMLQDAIWASTERLGDPAYQDLTTRFIAGSLEGWAYCRDNVESCRDMVVAAGSTLGASHQLWQVNEVNKLIWPAPAGAGMIDEAAWAQTVQVARTAVNADGQTVLTRDPDAEAHTNTYVQRALDQLKAEGVDVTGEGYQPMQVTLNPGGA; translated from the coding sequence ATGCCTCGCTCCGTCATCCGCCGCCTCGCCGTGGTGGCTGCGTTCCTCGTGGCGGTCACCGCCTGCAGTGTCACGCCACAGGGCGGCGGCAGCACCCCGCCCGCCGAGGGCCCGCAGCAGGTACGGCTGCAGCTGCAGTGGTTCAAGCAGGGCCAGTTCGCCGGCTACATCGCGGCCGTCGAGCAGGGCTTCTACGCCGAGCGCGGGCTGGACGTGCAGATCATGGAGGGCGGGGTCGACATCGTCCCGCAGACCGTCCTCACGCAGGGCCAGGCCGACTTCGCGATCGCATGGGTGCCGAAGGCCCTCGCATCGCGCGAGCAGGGCGCCGGGATCACCGACGTCGCCCAGATCTTCCAGAAGTCGGGCACCTACCAGGTGTCCTTCGCGGACAAGGGGATCAGGACGCCGGCCGACCTCAAGGGCAAGAAGGTCGGCAACTGGGGCTTCGGCAACGAGTTCGAGCTGTTCGCCGGCATGACGAGCGCCGGGATCAACGCGGCCTCGGACGTCACGCTGGTGCAGCAGCAGTTCGACATGCAGGCGCTGCTGTCCGGGGAGATCGACGCCGCACAGGCCATGTCGTACAACGAGTACGCGCAGGTGCTGGAGGCCACCAACCCGGCAACGGGCCAGCTCTACCAGCCGAGCGACTTCTCCGTGATCGACTGGAACGAGACCGGCACCGCCATGCTGCAGGATGCGATCTGGGCGAGCACCGAACGACTCGGGGACCCGGCCTACCAGGACCTCACGACCCGCTTCATCGCAGGCTCGCTCGAGGGATGGGCGTACTGCCGGGACAACGTCGAGTCGTGCCGCGACATGGTCGTGGCCGCCGGTTCCACGCTCGGCGCCAGCCACCAGCTGTGGCAGGTCAACGAGGTGAACAAGCTGATCTGGCCCGCGCCGGCCGGCGCCGGCATGATCGACGAGGCCGCGTGGGCGCAGACCGTCCAGGTGGCACGCACCGCCGTCAACGCCGACGGGCAGACCGTGCTCACCCGCGACCCCGACGCGGAGGCCCACACCAACACCTACGTCCAGCGGGCCCTCGACCAGCTGAAGGCCGAGGGCGTCGACGTCACCGGCGAGGGCTACCAGCCGATGCAGGTCACGCTCAACCCGGGCGGCGCCTGA
- a CDS encoding GNAT family N-acetyltransferase → MRAPTLTDGVVNLRAHTSTDLDALVALARDPQTIRWTSIPDPYGPADARRWIEVTVPAGWRDGSVARWVVEEEAGRFAGQVDVHLGAPPFVGFGLLPEARGRGLMSRALRLAARWAFEEAEQPVLHWWAEVGNVASWRVAHACGFTFEGTRRRALRRPGRLVDGWFASLTPDEEMTPRTTWWPVPELRGERVRLRPHTDSDLPRIAEACSDPRTRHWLSTLPHPYTTGSAAEFVLGCRLAESLGQKVTWAVADPEDDRLLANVSVFRLDDPMNPTGGEIGYWAHPDARGRGVAGEAVDLVVAHAFTAPEDGGLGRHRLQIGASRANTASRHVAERAGFTVVGEFHQDGVVGAEPTLDDGVWYELLRRRPG, encoded by the coding sequence GTGCGAGCACCGACCCTGACCGACGGTGTGGTGAACCTGCGGGCCCACACGTCCACCGACCTGGACGCCCTCGTGGCCCTCGCCCGCGACCCGCAGACCATCCGCTGGACGAGCATCCCGGATCCGTACGGGCCTGCCGACGCACGGAGGTGGATCGAGGTGACCGTGCCCGCCGGGTGGCGGGACGGCTCGGTGGCCCGCTGGGTGGTGGAGGAGGAGGCGGGGCGGTTCGCCGGCCAGGTGGACGTGCACCTCGGTGCGCCGCCGTTCGTCGGCTTCGGGCTGCTCCCGGAAGCGCGCGGCCGCGGGCTGATGTCCAGGGCGCTGCGGCTCGCGGCCCGGTGGGCGTTCGAGGAGGCCGAGCAGCCGGTGCTGCACTGGTGGGCTGAGGTGGGCAACGTCGCGTCATGGCGGGTGGCGCACGCGTGTGGCTTCACGTTCGAGGGCACGCGGCGGCGGGCCCTGCGCCGCCCCGGCCGGCTGGTCGACGGTTGGTTCGCCTCGCTCACCCCGGACGAGGAGATGACGCCACGCACGACCTGGTGGCCGGTACCCGAACTGCGGGGCGAGCGGGTGCGGCTGCGCCCGCACACCGATTCCGACCTGCCACGGATCGCCGAGGCCTGCTCGGACCCGCGCACCCGGCACTGGCTGTCGACGCTGCCGCACCCCTACACGACCGGGTCCGCCGCGGAGTTCGTCCTCGGCTGCCGGCTGGCCGAGTCACTCGGGCAGAAGGTCACGTGGGCCGTCGCCGACCCCGAGGACGACCGGCTGCTCGCGAACGTCTCCGTCTTCCGGCTCGACGACCCGATGAATCCGACGGGCGGCGAGATCGGTTACTGGGCGCACCCGGACGCGCGCGGCCGCGGCGTCGCCGGCGAGGCCGTCGACCTCGTCGTCGCGCACGCGTTCACGGCGCCCGAGGACGGTGGGCTCGGCCGGCACCGGCTGCAGATCGGCGCGTCCCGCGCCAACACGGCGAGCCGGCACGTGGCCGAACGGGCCGGCTTCACCGTCGTCGGCGAGTTCCACCAGGACGGCGTCGTCGGCGCGGAGCCCACGCTCGACGACGGCGTCTGGTACGAGCTGCTCAGGCGCCGCCCGGGTTGA
- a CDS encoding nucleoside hydrolase, protein MPPALSDPDRIRRLEPPAQGARLSMVLDTDTFNEIDDQFALAYALLSPDRLDLQAVYAAPFGNDSTDPATGMRQSYDEILRVLDRFDRAPDGFAFAGSERWLSDAGAAVPSPAADDLIARAMRQGDDEVLYVVAIGAPTNVSSALLAAPDIARKIVVVWLGGNPTTWPKAHEYNLEQDVAASRVLLDSGVPLVHVPCVNVTEHLTTTLAEIDAFVRPAGRIGAYLAKIFSELRARS, encoded by the coding sequence ATGCCACCAGCGCTCAGCGACCCGGACCGGATCCGGCGGCTCGAGCCGCCCGCGCAGGGTGCGCGGCTGTCCATGGTGCTGGACACCGACACGTTCAACGAGATCGACGACCAGTTCGCCCTCGCCTACGCGCTGCTGTCCCCGGATCGCCTCGATCTCCAGGCGGTCTACGCCGCACCGTTCGGCAACGACTCGACCGACCCCGCGACGGGCATGCGGCAGAGCTACGACGAGATCCTCCGCGTGCTGGACCGGTTCGACCGGGCTCCCGACGGCTTCGCGTTCGCCGGTTCCGAGCGGTGGCTGTCGGACGCGGGTGCAGCCGTTCCGAGCCCGGCCGCCGACGATCTCATCGCACGGGCCATGCGGCAGGGCGACGACGAGGTGCTCTACGTCGTCGCGATCGGGGCCCCGACCAACGTCTCGTCGGCGTTGCTGGCGGCACCGGACATCGCTCGGAAGATCGTCGTGGTGTGGCTCGGTGGGAATCCGACGACCTGGCCGAAGGCTCACGAGTACAACCTCGAGCAGGACGTTGCGGCGTCCCGCGTCCTGCTCGACTCCGGCGTCCCGCTCGTGCACGTGCCGTGCGTCAACGTGACCGAGCACCTGACCACCACGCTCGCCGAGATCGACGCGTTCGTCCGGCCGGCAGGCCGGATCGGCGCGTACCTCGCGAAGATTTTCAGCGAGCTGCGCGCACGGAGCTGA
- a CDS encoding arylamine N-acetyltransferase has product MTDPALAAYLDRIGVADVTGPDLPTLRRIVASHSRSIAFENLDAFTGREIALDPGALAAKLVHGGRGGWCFEQNLLLRGALDALGYTTTSLAARVLWSRPADAPPTPRSHMLLRIDLPEGPHLVDVGFGGLTLTGVLALEPDVEQDTPHETFRLLRAERSGYVMQAHVGGEWRPLYWFDLTEQLVADYEVSNWYLCHHPRSHFLSGIMIARAEPDRRYALGSTSLAVHHLDGPTERRTLESPAEIRKVLDETFLIDTSGLPDLETALARLFPDR; this is encoded by the coding sequence GTGACCGACCCCGCGCTTGCCGCGTACCTCGACCGGATCGGCGTCGCCGATGTCACCGGTCCCGACCTCCCGACCTTGCGGCGCATCGTCGCAAGCCACTCGCGGTCCATCGCGTTCGAGAACCTCGATGCGTTCACCGGGCGCGAGATCGCCCTCGACCCGGGTGCGCTCGCCGCGAAGCTCGTGCACGGCGGCCGCGGCGGGTGGTGCTTCGAGCAGAACCTGCTGCTGCGCGGCGCCCTCGACGCACTCGGCTACACCACCACCAGCCTCGCCGCCCGGGTGCTCTGGAGCCGCCCGGCCGACGCACCGCCGACCCCGCGCAGCCACATGCTGCTGCGCATCGACCTGCCGGAGGGGCCGCATCTCGTCGACGTCGGTTTCGGCGGCCTCACGCTCACCGGCGTGCTCGCGCTGGAGCCGGACGTCGAGCAGGACACGCCCCACGAGACGTTCCGGCTGCTCCGGGCCGAGCGGTCCGGGTACGTCATGCAGGCGCATGTGGGCGGGGAGTGGCGGCCGCTGTACTGGTTCGACCTCACCGAGCAGCTCGTGGCCGACTACGAGGTGTCGAACTGGTACCTCTGCCACCACCCGCGCTCGCACTTCCTGAGCGGGATCATGATCGCTCGCGCCGAGCCCGACCGCCGGTACGCCCTCGGCAGCACCAGCCTCGCCGTGCATCACCTCGACGGCCCCACCGAGCGGCGCACGCTGGAGTCGCCCGCGGAGATCCGCAAGGTCCTCGACGAGACGTTCTTGATCGACACGTCGGGCCTGCCCGACCTGGAGACGGCGCTGGCGCGCCTGTTCCCGGACCGGTAG
- the rnhA gene encoding ribonuclease HI, with product MPGHVVEIYTDGACSGNPGPGGWGAVLRYGTVEKELYGGDAGPTTNNRMELMAPIRALESLTRPVVVRIYTDSTYVRNGILSWLPRWKTNGWTTSARTPVKNADLWRRLDEAAAPHEVEWHWVKGHAGHPENERADRLAVRGVAEAAGRVPL from the coding sequence GTGCCGGGCCATGTCGTCGAGATCTACACCGACGGCGCGTGCAGCGGAAACCCCGGCCCCGGCGGCTGGGGCGCCGTGCTGCGGTACGGGACCGTCGAGAAGGAGCTGTACGGCGGTGACGCCGGGCCGACCACGAACAACCGGATGGAGCTGATGGCGCCGATCCGGGCGCTAGAGTCCCTGACCCGGCCCGTCGTGGTCCGCATCTACACCGACAGCACGTACGTGCGCAACGGGATCCTCAGCTGGCTGCCCCGGTGGAAGACCAACGGTTGGACGACCTCGGCCAGGACACCGGTCAAGAACGCCGACCTCTGGCGCAGGCTCGACGAGGCCGCGGCGCCGCACGAGGTCGAGTGGCACTGGGTGAAAGGGCACGCCGGACACCCGGAGAACGAACGCGCCGACCGGCTGGCCGTGCGCGGGGTGGCCGAGGCCGCGGGCCGCGTACCGCTGTAA
- a CDS encoding DUF309 domain-containing protein translates to MDTARERDPAGRPRNARPRDAAGRPLPRGAEGVERVPEDLVLSPDEAVTEAQRLLDAGLPFPAHDVLEAAWKSAPDGERELWRGLAQLAVGLTHAQRGNARGAAALLERAAHRIGCWSAPAPAGLDIAGLQAHAETLATRIGRDGLTALTDDDLRPRLRGGRN, encoded by the coding sequence GTGGACACCGCGCGCGAACGCGACCCGGCCGGCCGCCCCCGCAACGCCCGCCCACGCGACGCGGCGGGGCGCCCGCTCCCCCGCGGCGCAGAGGGCGTCGAGCGGGTGCCCGAGGACCTCGTCCTGAGCCCCGACGAGGCCGTGACCGAGGCGCAGCGACTGCTCGACGCCGGCCTGCCGTTCCCGGCGCACGACGTACTGGAGGCCGCCTGGAAGTCCGCGCCCGACGGGGAGCGGGAGCTCTGGCGCGGGCTGGCCCAGCTCGCTGTCGGGTTGACGCACGCGCAGCGGGGCAACGCCCGTGGCGCTGCGGCCCTGCTCGAACGCGCGGCGCACCGGATCGGGTGCTGGTCCGCGCCCGCCCCAGCGGGTCTGGACATCGCCGGGCTGCAGGCACACGCCGAGACGCTGGCGACGCGGATCGGACGGGACGGCCTGACAGCCCTCACCGATGACGATCTACGCCCGCGCCTGCGCGGCGGGAGAAACTAG